The region gtgggggtggggggggtgACCCCAGGGGTCTCTTCCAGCCATAACAATGCATCGGTTCCCCGGCCCCCCTCTGCAGGAGGTGGCGTCGCAGTGCAGGAAGCTGACCAGGAAGAACAGGGAGCAGCTGTCGGAGCTGATGTGCCTGGACAAGCAGAAGGGGCTCAAATCTCTCAGCAAGGAGAAGCGGCAGAAGCTGGAGGCGTACCAGCATCTCTTCTACCTGCTGCAGGTGGGCCGGGGGGAGCGGGGTCCCTGTTGCCCACCTCTCTGaggtgctggggctgagcacagctctCCGTTCCGCTCCTCCCCTGCAGACGCAGCCCGGGTACCTGGCCAGGCTGCTCTTCCAGGTGCCTCAGAACAAATCCA is a window of Meleagris gallopavo isolate NT-WF06-2002-E0010 breed Aviagen turkey brand Nicholas breeding stock chromosome 27 unlocalized genomic scaffold, Turkey_5.1 Chr27_random_7180001860787, whole genome shotgun sequence DNA encoding:
- the LOC109364229 gene encoding ras GTPase-activating-like protein IQGAP3, with protein sequence MHRFPGPPLQEVASQCRKLTRKNREQLSELMCLDKQKGLKSLSKEKRQKLEAYQHLFYLLQTQPGYLARLLFQVPQNKSTTFLQPVIFTLYSYASHPREGYLLLQLFKAALQEEIRLGEGGG